A stretch of the Panicum virgatum strain AP13 chromosome 9N, P.virgatum_v5, whole genome shotgun sequence genome encodes the following:
- the LOC120692172 gene encoding ervatamin-C-like yields the protein MASSSGSASWLALILFACGLIIMSAAAAAGDAAAAAAGGDDRLMMGLFLRWQAEYNRSYPTAEERQRRFQVYRRNIEHIEATNRAGNLTYTLGENQFADLTEQEFLDLYTMKGMPTGSGDAGRKQAANVSFSAGDGPTSVDWRAQGAVTPIKNQGPSCSSCWAFVTAATIESITKIRTGKLVSLSEQELIDCDPYDGGCNLGYFVNGYRWVIENGGLTTSASYPYQARRYACNRNKAAQYAARISDYVKVPAGEGNLQQAVAKQPVAAAIEMGGSLQFYNGGVFSGQCGTRMNHAITVVGYGADANTGLKYWLVKNSWGQSWGERGYLRMRRDMTRSGLCGIALDLAYPVV from the exons ATGGCTTCGTCCTCCGGATCGGCGTCGTGGTTGGCGCTGATCCTTTTCGCGTGCGGGCTCATCATCATGtcggccgccgctgctgccggtgatgcggcggcggccgccgccggcggggacgaCAGGCTGATGATGGGGCTGTTCCTGCGGTGGCAGGCCGAGTACAACCGCTCGTACCcgacggcggaggagcggcAGAGGCGGTTCCAGGTGTACCGCCGGAACATCGAGCACATCGAGGCCACCAACCGGGCGGGCAACCTCACGTACACGCTCGGCGAGAACCAGTTCGCCGACCTCACGGAGCAGGAGTTCCTGGACCTCTACACCATGAAGGGGATGCCGACGGGGAGCGGCGACGCCGGCAGGAAGCAGGCCGCCAACGTCTCCTTCTCCGCCGGCGACGGTCCGACGAGCGTCGACTGGAGGGCCCAGGGCGCTGTGACGCCGATCAAAAACCAGGGCCCCTCGTGCT CTAGCTGCTGGGCGTTCGTGACGGCGGCGACGATCGAGAGCATCACCAAGATCAGGACCGGGAAGCTGGTGTCCCTGTCGGAGCAGGAGCTGATCGACTGCGACCCCTACGACGGCGGCTGCAACCTGGGCTACTTCGTGAACGGCTACCGGTGGGTGATCGAGAACGGCGGCCTCACCACCTCGGCCAGCTACCCGTACCAGGCGCGGCGGTACGCCTGCAACCGCAACAAGGCCGCCCAGTACGCCGCCCGGATCTCCGACTACGTGAAGGTGCCGGCCGGCGAGGGCAACCTGCAGCAGGCCGTGGCGAAGCAgcccgtggcggcggccatCGAGATGGGCGGCAGCCTGCAGTTCTACAACGGCGGCGTCTTCTCCGGGCAGTGCGGGACGAGGATGAACCACGCCATCACCGTCGTCGGCTACGGCGCCGACGCCAACACGGGGCTCAAGTACTGGCTCGTCAAGAACTCGTGGGGGCAGAGCTGGGGCGAGCGCGGCTACCTGCGGATGCGCCGAGACATGACGCGCTCGGGACTCTGCGGCATCGCGCTCGACCTCGCCTACCCGGTCGTCTAA